GTCGGCGTCGAGCAGTCCCGCGAGCGCGCTCGCGATCGCCGCGACGGTGAGGCTGCCGTCGCTCGCGCCGACGAGCGCGGCCAGCGCCGTGCCCGCGTCGACCGTGCGCGCGAAGCCGCCGCCCTGCCGCAGCGTGATCGCCGTCGGGTCGTCCGACCCGGGCCAGTGGTGACGCTGCTCGGTGACGTCGCCGGCGACGACCGGACGCGCGGCGGCGACGTCGTCGGCCATGCGGTCGAACGCGGCGACGCACGCCTCCAGGTGCGGGCCGGGCGCCCCCGTCCCGAGCGGCCCGTGCTGACGCTCCTGGCGCCGGAGCCGGGCACGGCCGTCCGCGGGACGCCGTGCGAGCACGTACCCGAACCCCACGGCATCGACGCCGCGTTCCTCGAAGTCGTCGAGCCAGGCGCGGATGAGCGCGTCGTACCCGGGCGCACCGGGCCGGGTGCCCCCGTCGCGCACCCAGGTCTCGGCGTACTCGACCGGGTCGACCCGGTCTCGCTCGACCAGCCAGTACTCCAGGCCCGGTGCGAACCAGCCCGCGGCGCGCTCGAGCCCGTCCGCGGCGCCCCGGTACTCCCAGTCGGCGAGCAGCTGCGCGCTCCCGCCCGGTGCGAGGTGCGCGTCGAGGCCGGCCAGCACCTCGGCGACGAGCGCATCGCCGACCATGCCACCGTCGCGGTACTCGTAGGCGGGCACGTCGGCCCGGCGGGGCGTGATCACGAACGGCGGGTTCGACACGATGCGATCGAACCGCTCCCCCGCGACCGGCGCGAACAGGCTGCCGAGGCGGAACTCGATGCGGTCGACGCCGTTGAGGGCCGCGTTCAGCGCCGCGTAGCGCAGCGCGCGGGCGCTGATGTCGGTGGCGACGACGCGGTCGGCGTGCCGGGCGGCGTGCAGCGCCTGGATGCCGCATCCGGTGCCGAGGTCGAGCGCAGACGCGACCGGAGCCTGCCACTGCAGCGACGCGAGCGTGCTCGACGCACCGCCGACGCCGAGCACGTGGTCCTCGGCGAGCGGGGCGCCGGTCTGCAGCTCGCCGGGGTCGGACGCGATCCACCACTCCGCCTCGCCCGCGCGGTCCTGGAACGCGTAGGGGCGCAGGTCGACGCGGGTGCGCACGTGCGCACCGTCGACGTCGACGAGGCCGAGTTCGGCGGCGCCCTCGACGCCCGCGGTCGGCAGCGCCCGCGCGAGGTCGTCGCGCAGGACGGTGCGGCCGAGCAGGAGGAGGAGCCCCAGCGTGGCCGAGGGCGCGTCGCCGGCGCGCTCCAACGCTCGCGCGGCGGGCACGGCGTCGCCGCGGTGCAGCGCGGCCTCGGCCTCCGCTCCCCAGAGCGCGTCGAGCCCGGCCACGGTGTAGCGCGCGGCGGCCAGGTCGGTCGCCAGCGCGGCCGCGAGCCGCCTCTCCGTCGCAGTCACCACGTGTCTCATTCAACCGCAGTCGTGGCCGCACGCGCATCGCACCGCCGGTCATCGCCGAGGCCCCGTCGTGTTGCGGTTCGATCACGGATCGGCAAGGTCCGTGAAACGCGGATGTCACACTCCCGGGTTAGCCTTGCGATGTCGAGTCGGAGGGGGACACCATGTCGCAGGAGGCGCCGGGCATCGAGCGGCTGCGCCAGGACGCGCGCGACGAGCTCGCGGCCCTCATCGACCTGCGATGCCGGCTCGGCGAGGACCCGTGGGCGTTCCTGCCCGACCTGCCGACGGTCGACGAGCAGGTGGTGGCGACGCTCCGCGAGGAGCGCATCCACTCCGACCGGTGGAGCACGGCGCGCGCCCGTGCGTACCACCCGACGGCGCGCGACGGCGACCGCGAGCGCTTCGAGTTCGACGTCCTGCGCGACATCGCGGTGGAGCACCCCGACCTGAGCGTCGCGGTGTGGAGCATGATCGGCCGGGTCCCGACCGTCTGGTGACGGTCGGCGCATCCGCCGTCACCCTGCTGCGTCGAGGGATGCCGCATCGGTGACCGGCAGCCGGCACGCGAACTCGCGACACAGGTACGCCGTCGTCACACCGCCGCGCGTCGCGCGCCCCTCGAACAGCACGAACCCCGCATCGACCCAGTCGGCGACCCGCTCCTCCGCGACGACCACGGCGACGGACGCCCCGTGCCGTCGCGTCGCACGCACGAGCGCGTCGTCGGCATCGCCCGCCGGCGTCACGGTGACGAGCTGGGTCGTGCCGCGTTCGAGCGCCTCGGCGACGCGCAGCGCCCTGCCGAACGCGAGCGGCTGGCGCACCATCGGCTCCGCCACCCGGGCGACGGCCGCCCGAGCGGCGTCGAGGTAGCGCCGATCGCCGGTCAGCCCGAAGAGGGTGACGGATGCCTCCGCGAGCGCGCTCGCTCCCGACGGCGTCGCCCCCTCCGACGGGTCCGCCTCGACCACCAGCCCCCGGGCGGCGAGCACCGGGTCGGCGCCGCCGGGTGCCGCGAACGGCGCACCGCCCTCCGATGCGGCGAGGATCGTCGCATCGACGAGGTCGCGGGCCGCGACCGCGAGTTCCGGGGCCCCGTCGGCCAGCGCGACGGCGAGGAGCCCGCCGGCGAGCATCCCGTGGTCCTCGAGCGTCGCGCGCGCCGCCGCCCGCTCCCCGTGCAGCGACATGCGCACGAGCCCTCCGGCCTCGTCGCGGTGCCGCTCGAGGAGCAGGGCCGCGGTCTCTCGTGCGGCGTCCACCCACCGGGGTTCGTCGAGCAGCGCACCGGCCGTCGCGAGCGCCCCGATCGCCAGCCCGTTCCAGCCGGTGAGGATCTTCTCGTCGAGCGCGGGGCGCGGCTGGGCGGCGCGCTCGGCGGCGTCGAGCCGGTAGTAGCCGCCCTCCGTGCGCGCGCCGCCCACCTCGCTCTCCGAGTCCTGCGCGCTGGCGAACCCGCCGTCGGGCTGCCGCAGCACGTCGAGCAGGAAGGCGGCGATCCCGTGCGCGGTCGCCGCCGCCCACGGCGCGTCCCCCCGCGCGGCGATCCGAGCGGTCGTCTCGAGCAGCTGCGCGTTGTCGTACAGCATCCGCTCGTAGTGCGGCTCGCTCCAGTCGGCGCGCGTGCCGTATCGGAAGAACCCGCCCTCGACCGGGTCGCGCAGCGGCGACGCGGCCATCGCGCGCAGGCTCCGCTCCGCCGACGCGGCCGCTTCGCCGCCGTGGGCGAGCAGGAACCCGAGCACGGGAGCGACGGGGAACTTCGGCGCGCCGCCGTAGCCGCCGAATGCGCGGTCCTCGAGCGCGACCAGCGCGTCGGCCGCTGCATCGAGCGCTGCGCGGGAGGGCGGGCCGGCACTGTCGGGTCGCAGCGCGGATGCCTCGGCCAGTGCACCCGCGAGCGAGGACGCAGTGGCGTCGACCTCGTCGCGGCGCTGCGTCCAGGCCTGCGCGACGGCGTCGAGCAGCTCGCCGAATCCGGGCACGCCGCCGGCGGGCCGCGGCGGGAAGTAGGTGCCGGCATAGAACGCTCGCCCCTCCGGCGTGGTGAACACCGTGAGCGGCCAGCCGAGGTTGCGGGTGAATGCGCTCGCGGCGGCGAGGTACCCGGCGTCGACGTCGGGATGCTCCTCGCGGTCGACCTTGATCGCGACGAACCCGTCGCGCAGCTGCGCGGCGATCAGCGGGTCGCTGAAGCTCTCGCGTGCCATGACGTGGCACCAGTGGCAGGTGGCGTAGCCGATCGAGACGAGCACCGGCACGTCGCGGCGACGCGCCTCGGCGAACGCCTCGTCGCCCCAGGGCCACCAGTCGACGGGGTTGGCCGCATGGGCGCGCAGGTAGGGGCTCAGCGCCCCCGCGAGTCGGTCGGCCATCGTCAGCGGTGCGGGGTGGTCGGCCAGGACGACGGCCCGCCCGAACCCGCCGGGTACTCCTCGAGGGGCACCCGGTCCTCCGCCCACGCGGCCCGGATCGGCGTCACGATGCGCCAGCACGCCTCCGCCATGTCACCGCTGACCGAGAGCAGCTCGTCGCCGTCGAGGATGCCGCCGAGCACCTCGCCGTAAGCACCGAGCCGCCCCTCGGTGGTGGTCGCCGACAGTTCGACGGTGCGGAGCCCCAGCAGGTCGTCGGCGCGGTTCACGGCGACGTCGAGCGTGATGCGCTCCGGCTTCATGCCGATCCGGAGGCGCCGCCGCACGTCGCCGGCGAAGCCGACGGGCAGCGCGGTCGGCTCGCGGAACGTCACGACGATCTCCTCGCGCTCGTGGCCGATGGCCTTCCCGGACCGCAGCACGAACGGCACGCCGTGCCAGCGCTCGGAGTTGACCTGCAGCGTCACCTCGGTCAGCGTCTCCGTCTCGTTGGCCGGGTCGACGCCGTCCTCGGCCGCGTAGTCGGGCATGACCCGCGAGCCGATGGAGCCGGCGGTGTAGCGCGCGCGCCGGGTCGCGGTCGTCGCGTCGCTGCCCCACACGCGCGTCTGCTCGAGGACGTCGGCCATGGCGCGGTGCATCGCGTCGGGCTCGACCGACGGCGGCGGCTCCAT
This is a stretch of genomic DNA from Agromyces sp. SYSU T00194. It encodes these proteins:
- a CDS encoding DUF7059 domain-containing protein: MVTATERRLAAALATDLAAARYTVAGLDALWGAEAEAALHRGDAVPAARALERAGDAPSATLGLLLLLGRTVLRDDLARALPTAGVEGAAELGLVDVDGAHVRTRVDLRPYAFQDRAGEAEWWIASDPGELQTGAPLAEDHVLGVGGASSTLASLQWQAPVASALDLGTGCGIQALHAARHADRVVATDISARALRYAALNAALNGVDRIEFRLGSLFAPVAGERFDRIVSNPPFVITPRRADVPAYEYRDGGMVGDALVAEVLAGLDAHLAPGGSAQLLADWEYRGAADGLERAAGWFAPGLEYWLVERDRVDPVEYAETWVRDGGTRPGAPGYDALIRAWLDDFEERGVDAVGFGYVLARRPADGRARLRRQERQHGPLGTGAPGPHLEACVAAFDRMADDVAAARPVVAGDVTEQRHHWPGSDDPTAITLRQGGGFARTVDAGTALAALVGASDGSLTVAAIASALAGLLDADEPALAEELEADVLELALCGMLGPALAAADAPGGTD
- a CDS encoding thioredoxin domain-containing protein, with the translated sequence MADRLAGALSPYLRAHAANPVDWWPWGDEAFAEARRRDVPVLVSIGYATCHWCHVMARESFSDPLIAAQLRDGFVAIKVDREEHPDVDAGYLAAASAFTRNLGWPLTVFTTPEGRAFYAGTYFPPRPAGGVPGFGELLDAVAQAWTQRRDEVDATASSLAGALAEASALRPDSAGPPSRAALDAAADALVALEDRAFGGYGGAPKFPVAPVLGFLLAHGGEAAASAERSLRAMAASPLRDPVEGGFFRYGTRADWSEPHYERMLYDNAQLLETTARIAARGDAPWAAATAHGIAAFLLDVLRQPDGGFASAQDSESEVGGARTEGGYYRLDAAERAAQPRPALDEKILTGWNGLAIGALATAGALLDEPRWVDAARETAALLLERHRDEAGGLVRMSLHGERAAARATLEDHGMLAGGLLAVALADGAPELAVAARDLVDATILAASEGGAPFAAPGGADPVLAARGLVVEADPSEGATPSGASALAEASVTLFGLTGDRRYLDAARAAVARVAEPMVRQPLAFGRALRVAEALERGTTQLVTVTPAGDADDALVRATRRHGASVAVVVAEERVADWVDAGFVLFEGRATRGGVTTAYLCREFACRLPVTDAASLDAAG